In the genome of Candoia aspera isolate rCanAsp1 chromosome 1, rCanAsp1.hap2, whole genome shotgun sequence, one region contains:
- the FAM167A gene encoding protein FAM167A: MTSLPEIQIEEMLDSTDDKPEGGPPFDDHLRNLKALTEKLRLETRRPSYLEWKAQLEGLAWNSHPKPPEEDMGRQEKKPTEENISLQEVQVHINGNSSRQQMLLAPEKRCGFGNIDEALHWLRKELMEMRLQDQQLARQLMRLRSDINKLKIEQTCHLHRRMLNDATYELEERDELSDLLCDCPLTSSFSLSTPLKLIGVTKMNINSRRFSLC; this comes from the exons ATGACATCCTTGCCAGAAATCCAGATAGAAGAAATGCTGGATAGTACGGATGATAAGCCTGAAGGTGGCCCTCCATTTGATGATCATTTGCGGAATCTGAAAGCCCTGACAGAGAAACTGAGGCTGGAGACAAGAAGGCCTTCTTATTTGGAGTGGAAAGCTCAATTGGAGGGGCTGGCATGGAACAGCCATCCCAAACCTCCTGAGGAGGACATGGGGAGGCAAGAGAAGAAACCAACAGAGGAAAATATTTCTTTGCAAGAAGTGCAGGTTCATATCAACGGAAACTCTTCCAGACAGCAAATGTTGCTTGCCCCAGAGAAAAGGTGTGGCTTTGGAAACATTGATGAAGCATTACATTGGCTCAGGAAAGAGCTG ATGGAAATGCGTCTCCAGGACCAGCAGCTGGCTCGGCAGCTTATGCGCCTGCGCAGCGATATCAACAAACTCAAGATTGAGCAGACCTGCCACCTTCACCGGCGGATGCTGAATGATGCCACCTATGAGCTGGAAGAGAGGGATGAGCTCTCTGACCTCCTCTGTGATTGCCCCCTCACATCCTCCTTCAGCCTCTCCACTCCGCTCAAGCTCATTGGTGTGACAAAAATGAACATCAATTCCCGTCGCTTCTCACTTTGTTAG